Sequence from the Candidatus Schekmanbacteria bacterium RIFCSPLOWO2_02_FULL_38_14 genome:
CTTCTTATCGCTGATATGCCGTTCATGTCCTATCAGCTTGGACCTGACCAGGCGCTTCTTAATGCCTCAAGGTTCATAAAAGAAGCAGGCGCAGAAGGAGTAAAACTTGAAGGCGGGGTTGCCCACAAAGAAACAATAGAAAAACTTGTGCAGTGCAATATTCCTGTTATGGGCCACATAGGGCTTATGCCCCAATCAATCCATAAGATTGGAGGCTATAAAGTTCAGGGAAAAACCAAAAAAGAGGCTGACGCCATTTTAAAAGATGCAAGGGTTGTTGAAAAGGCAGGGGCTTTTTCAATTGTCCTTGACGGAATTCCAATACCGCTTGCAAAAAAAATATCTTCTGAAGTTAAAATCCCAACAATCGGGATAGGCTCAGGTCCGTACTGTGATGGCCAAGTCCTTGTGATTCACGATATATTAGGATTTGATGACCAGTTCCACCCAAAATTTGTAAAGAAGTATGCAAATATAAAAAAGACAATTATTGATGCTGTAACAGAATTTAAGGAAGAAGTTAAAAAAGGAAAGTTCCCAACAGAAAATCACGGGTTCAAGTAATTAATAGCTATAAGCCATAAGCTTTAAGCTTATTTGCTAAAATTTTATTATGATTGTCATTGCGAGAAGCGAAGCCTGCCTACCGCAGGCAGGCGACGAAGCAATCTCACTATACAACTTACAGCTTATATCTTACCTCTTCTTCAGCCTCATTCATGCTTCCACGCCTGTAACCCTGCAAATCTACAGCCACATACTTATATCCAATCTCTTTAAACTTATTAATCACTTTATCTTTGATTCCGTTTTCAAAGAATTTCTTCAAATCCTTTTCCTCAACCTCGATTCTTGCAATGTCATCGTGATGTCTGACTCTCAATTGCCTGAATCCAAGTTCTTTAAGAAAATCTTCAGCCCTGTCAACCATCACAAGTTTCTCTCTTGTAATGGCTGTCCCGTATGGAAATCTTGATGAAAGGCAGGCAAACTCCGGTTTTTCCCATGTTGGAAGTCCTGATATTTTTGAAAGGAACCGAATCTCATCCTTTGTCATCCCTGCTTCAAAAAGAGGGCTTCTTATTCCAAGCTGGTCTGCTGCAAGCTTTCCGGGCCTGTGGTCGCTTGTAACATCATTAAAATTTGTTCCGTCAAGCACATATTTTATTTTGTACTGACTTGCAGTTTCTTTAAGTTTTGAGAAAAGTTCACGTTTGCAGTAATAGCATCTGTTTCGGGGATTATGCTGAAATTCAGGAATATCAACCTCTCCTGATTCTATGGAAATATGCTTTGCTCCGATAATCTTTGCCAGCTCTATTGCCTCATCAAGCTCACGCTTGGGGTAACTCTCTGATGTCGCAGTAACTGCAAGTACCCTTTCCCTTCCAAGTGTATCAACTGCGACCTTTAAAAGAAAAGTGCTGTCCACCCCTCCTGAAAAAGCAACAAGAACACTCTCAAGGCTTCTTAATATTTCTTTTAACTTTCCATTTTTCTCATAAGCTGTTTCCATATTTCCACCTTAATTGATTTATAATTTCAAGACAGTCTTTTGTCAAGAAAGAGAATCAACAAATATTTCTTTTCTCTTTTTATTATAAAATATTTTCAATATATATTGCTTATCAAATTATGGAGGTGAATTTATGGACATGGAAAAATTTTATGAAGCGTTTAAAATCGCAATGGAAGGAGAAGAAGAGGCTTACGAGCTTTATAAAGAGCTTGCTGAAAAAACAAAAGATACTGAGCTTAAAAAATTATTCGAAGCATTTGCAAATGATGAATCAAGACATCTGAGAGAACTCAAGGAAAGATAGAGAATTATAGGGGACGGTTCTCTTTATTTTAAATTTATTCATAAAAAGAAGTATTAATTTATTAAGAGTGTCTTTAAAATTCCCACAAGTAGCTGTTAACAACAGATTGAGAGTTAGTCAGAAACCATAATTAATTTAGTTTTGACAAGATGCAACTAATTGTATTAGATTATGAAAAATAAGGCTTATAACTTAATAGTTTGTCTGATTCATAAGAGAGGAATCGAAAATGCCAATGTCAAAGCAAAAAATAAAAAATCTTGAAAGTCTTTCAACTCTGACACCTAAAGAGAGAAAAGCTATTTCTGGGTTTGTAAAACTCATCAGACAAAAATTAGGTTCTACAGTTAAAGAAATTATTTTGTTTGGTTCAAAGGTAAGAAAAAACAGTGAATCTGATTCAGATATAGATATTTTGATAGTCCTTAATGCCTTATCATGGGAAATAAAGAAAACTATCTCAGAGTTAGCAGCGCAAGAAAATATGAAACACAATGTACTTATATCTACAATTAGATATAATGTCGAGGCGTGGGAAAATCCAGTAATAAAATCCTCACCCTTTGGAACCGCTGTTAGAAATGAAGGAATATGGCTTTAATTCCTGAAAATAAAGCACTTGCAAAACATAGATTTGAAAGAGCAGAAACAACCCTCAATGAAGCAGTTGATGAATTGTCTCGCAATAATTTCAGATTAGCAGTTAACAGGGCATATTATTCAGTTTTCTATGCAATGAGAGCATTTCTTGCAACAGTAAGCAAGGACTCATCAAAACACTCCTGAGTTATATCTCTTTTCAACCAACATTTTATAAAAACAGGTATTGTATCAGAGATTAGTTTCAAAGCTATTCAATCTCTTATGGATTTACGGCATGAAGGAGATTATCAGGATTTTGCTGAAGTAACAAAAGAAGAAGCTAATGGTTCTGTCGAGATATCTAAGAAGACAATCAAAGCGCTAAAGAAAATTTTGGGAAATCTTTTATCAGGTTAGTCAGATTAAACTTTTACCTTAATTTTGATTTTTTATTTTTAATTTTATTTCTCACCACTTAACCAGCACAGAGCCCCAGTTGAGTCCTCCACCAAAAGCGCTCATTAGAACATAATCGCCTGCTTTAATTCTGCCGTCTTTTACTGCAATGTCAAGGGCAAGCGGTATTGAAGCTGCAGAGGTGTTTCCGTGCCTGTCAATAGTTATTACAATTTTCTCTCTTGGAAAATTAAGCCTTTCAGCAACAGCCTCTATTATTCTTAAATTTGCCTGATGAGGAATAAAAACATCTATATCTTCAGTCTTCAGTTTGTTGTGCTCCATCGCATCAACAGAAGCCTTTACAAGCGCTTTTACAGCAACCTTATAGGTTTCCCTTCCGTTCATATGGACATAGTGCAGGTTCTTATCTATCATTTCCTTTGATATAGGATTTCTTGAACCTCCTCCGGGCATATTGATAAGTTCTCCCAGATTTCCGTCTGTATAGAGATGTGTTGAAAGTATCCCTTCATTCTTTTTTGTAGGCGCAACAACAACTGCCCCTGCCCCATCACCAAAAAGCACACAGGTATTCCTGTCCTTATAGTCTAAAATCTTGCTCATCACCTCAACACCTATTAAGAGAATCTTCTTGTATTTTTCACTCCTAATAAATCCGTCAGCAACTGAAAGACCGAAAACAAAGCCTGAACAAACCGCCGCTATATCAAAGGCTGCTGCATTCTTTGCACCGAGATTTGCCTGTACAAAGCATGCAGTCGGAGGGAAAAACATATCAGGGGTAATGGTCGCAACAATTATCAGGTCAAGTTCCTTTGGTTCAATTCCTGCATCCTTTAGCGCTTTTTTACCTGCCTGCGTTGCAAGGTCTGATGACGCCATATTTTTTTCTGCAATATGGCGGGATTTTATACCAGTTCTTTCAGTAATCCACTGGTCATTTGTATCAACCATCTTTTCAAAATCATGATTGGTTAAAACTTTTTCAGGAAGAAAAGAACCAGTCCCTATGATTTTTGTTCTTATCTGCGAATCCTTCACTCTTCTCACCTCATTGTTTTGTTTAATAATTCTGCTTTTTTATTATATGGTAATGGTTCTGTCAAGAATAAAACCTATTCTCTGTGTTTAATGTTGAAACATGAAAGAAACTCTGATAGGTTTTTAGAAAAAGTTATTAGACAAATGCCTAACAGGCTGAACGAAAATATAATTGAAGTGGTAAAAATCCCCCTTAACCCCCCTTTGTCAAAGGGGGGCTGGGGGGATTTAGCTGACTCAAGAGAATTTTAAGTTAGGATGTTAGCCTGACAAAAAGGTTATTCAAAAAACATATTTAATATGACAAAAAGAGTTAAAACAGGACTTGAACTTTTTTTTGAAAAAGATTTTAAAAAGTTCAAAGGGAAAAGAGTCGGTTTAATTGTAAATCAGGCATCAATCATCCACGACTACACCAACACTGTTGAACTTTTTTCTTCCAGTAAAGTTGTTAAACTCGCAGCTGTTTTTGGTCCACAACATGGAATCCACGGCAATACACAGGACAATATGATTACATGGCAGGGATTTACCCATTCCAAACTCAAAATACCTGTTTACAGCCTTTATGGAGAGACAAGAATCCCGACCAAGGAAATGCTTTCAGATCTGGATGTATTAATATTTGACCTTCAGGATGTTGGAACAAGGATTTACACCTTCATCTATACAATGGCTAATGCCATGAAAGCCTGCGTGGAGTACGGGAAAAAATTTGTTGTTCTCGACAGGCCAAATCCAATTAACGGGGTTTCAGTTGAGGGAGATATTCTTGAGGAAAAATTTTCATCCTTTGTCGGAATGTATCCAATCCCTGTACGCCACGGTATGACTGTTGGAGAACTTGCAAAATTTTTCAACAAAGAATTTAAAATAGGTGCTGACCTTGAAGTTATAAAAATGCGGGGATGGAAAAGGAATATGTGGTTTGATAATACAAGCCTTCCATGGATTCTCCCCTCTCCAAATATGCCTTTTATTGACACTGCATCGGCTTTTCCGGGTACAGTTTTTTTTGAAGGAACGAACATATCTGAAGGAAGGGGGACAACAAGGCCATTTGAAATAATTGGAGCGCCTTTCATTGACCCTGATAAATTGATTTCGGCGCTGGTAAAAGAAAAACTGCCGGGTGTCCTTTTTACGCCTTACTGCTTTGAACCAACATTTAACAAATGGAAGGGAGAAATCTGCGGAGGAATATATATCCACGTAACTGACAGGAATAAATTCAAACCTGTCATTACAGGGATTTCAATAATAAAGGCGATTTACAAACTCTATCCTGAATTATTTAAATGGAAAAAACCGCCCTATGAATACGAATATGAAAAACTCCCATTTGATGTAATAGCAGGAACAGATAAATTGAGAAAACAGATTATAAAAAATACTCCAATCAAAAAAATTGAAGCCTCATGGAGTAAAAGTCTTTCCCTGTATATGAAAACCAGGGAAAAATATCTTCTTTACTGAAAAGCATCAGGAAGAGAACACATAAAAACAGATTTTGGTTTGACAAACCAGAAATAGATTACTAAAATTTTTACAAACAAACTTCGCTCTTAAACAAGTTGAAAAGGAAAGGGATTTTTTTATTTAAATTTCAAAATACAAACACTCAGATCCTAAACCCCATCTCTTAAGGATAAATATGATGAAAGACTTTAAGAATATTAAAACCATTAAAGACCTCAAAAAGGTTAATTACCAGATTCTTCCAATAAATACAGAGATGAGAAAGAACATAATAGATAAGCTCAAAAAGAAAGAACCGATATTTCAGGGAATAATAGGCTATGAAACCTCTGTTATCCCTCAGATAGAAAATGCCATTCTCTCAGGGCATAATATGATATTTCTCGGAGAGAGAGGGCAGGCAAAAACCCGCATAATAAGGAACCTTCTTAACCTCCTTGACCCTTTTGTCCCTGCAATCTCAGGATGTGAAATAAGCGATAATCCCTACAATCCAATCTGTAAATCCTGCAATGAAAAAATCAAGAAATCAGGAGATGAGGTTGAAATTACCTGGATTCCAAGAAACATACGGTATGGTGAGAAACTGGCAACACCTGACGTGTCAATTGCAGACCTAATCGGTGAAGTTGACCCTATAAGGGTTGCAGAGGGAAGATACCTCTCAGATGAGCTTACAATCCATTTTGGACTGATTCCAAGAACAAACAGGGGAATCTTTTCAATAAATGAACTTCCGGATTTACCTGAGAAGGTTCAGGTCGGGCTTTTTAATATAATGGAAGAGAGAGATGTGCAGATTAAGGGCTACAAGGTACAGCTTCCTCTTGACATGTGTATTGTTGCAAGCGCAAACCCTGAGGATTATACAAGCAGGGGAAGAATCATAACACCCCTTAAAGACAGGTTTGAGTCTCAGATAAGAACACATTATCCTAAAGACAGAAAAACTGAGATTTCAATAATGGAACAGGAACGCATCAATTTCAGCAATGATGATTTTAAACTTTATGTTCCCCATTTTATCAAAGAAATCATCGCTGAAATTACATTGGCTGCAAGGGAAAGCCACGACATAAATCAGAAATCAGGCGTCAGCGTGAGAATGTCAATCGCTAATCTTGAAAGCATTATAAGCAATGCTGAAAAAAGAGCCATCATCCTTAAGGAAAATGAAATTGTTCCGCGAATGAGCGATATGCATTCAATCCTTCCGTCAACATCAGGCAAAATTGAGATTGAGTATCTTGGTGAGGATAAAAAGGAAGATGATGTGATAAAGGGTATAATGCAGAAGTCTGTAAAAAAAGTCTTTGACCAGTATTTTTCACCAAACCAGCTCCAGAAAGTCGTGGATAGCTTCAAGGGTGGATGGGTTGTGGAGGTTTCTGACCAGATGCCCTCAACAGAATATCTTGAAGGACTGGCAAAAATAGAAGGCTTGAAAGAAGGTGTGGAAAAGCTTGGAAATTCAAAAAGCACACCGGCAATAGCCTCTGCAGTCGAATTTATCTTTGAAGGGCTTCATCTCTATAATAAATTAAACAAGGCAGAAGTTAACGGAAAGATAGTTTACAGATGAAAATATATCATTATTCGGAATGGGACGGTACTGAGTCTAAATTAAAACTTGAGGAAGAAAAACTCTTTGATGAGTTCTCAGAATATCTTCTTCAGGAAGGAAACATGTATGCAGCCCTTCAGTGGCTTATGATGCAGTATCTCTCTTCAAACCCGAATATGAATTTAATGACCCTTGACCAATACCT
This genomic interval carries:
- a CDS encoding 3-methyl-2-oxobutanoate hydroxymethyltransferase, giving the protein MNKSKVTVPKIKKMKEEREKIVMLTAYDFPFSKLLDEAGIDIILVGDSLGNVILGYENTLPVTMEEMLHHTKAVARGRNNALLIADMPFMSYQLGPDQALLNASRFIKEAGAEGVKLEGGVAHKETIEKLVQCNIPVMGHIGLMPQSIHKIGGYKVQGKTKKEADAILKDARVVEKAGAFSIVLDGIPIPLAKKISSEVKIPTIGIGSGPYCDGQVLVIHDILGFDDQFHPKFVKKYANIKKTIIDAVTEFKEEVKKGKFPTENHGFK
- a CDS encoding TIGR00268 family protein encodes the protein METAYEKNGKLKEILRSLESVLVAFSGGVDSTFLLKVAVDTLGRERVLAVTATSESYPKRELDEAIELAKIIGAKHISIESGEVDIPEFQHNPRNRCYYCKRELFSKLKETASQYKIKYVLDGTNFNDVTSDHRPGKLAADQLGIRSPLFEAGMTKDEIRFLSKISGLPTWEKPEFACLSSRFPYGTAITREKLVMVDRAEDFLKELGFRQLRVRHHDDIARIEVEEKDLKKFFENGIKDKVINKFKEIGYKYVAVDLQGYRRGSMNEAEEEVRYKL
- a CDS encoding 3-oxoacyl-ACP synthase, with translation MKDSQIRTKIIGTGSFLPEKVLTNHDFEKMVDTNDQWITERTGIKSRHIAEKNMASSDLATQAGKKALKDAGIEPKELDLIIVATITPDMFFPPTACFVQANLGAKNAAAFDIAAVCSGFVFGLSVADGFIRSEKYKKILLIGVEVMSKILDYKDRNTCVLFGDGAGAVVVAPTKKNEGILSTHLYTDGNLGELINMPGGGSRNPISKEMIDKNLHYVHMNGRETYKVAVKALVKASVDAMEHNKLKTEDIDVFIPHQANLRIIEAVAERLNFPREKIVITIDRHGNTSAASIPLALDIAVKDGRIKAGDYVLMSAFGGGLNWGSVLVKW
- a CDS encoding magnesium chelatase, coding for MKDFKNIKTIKDLKKVNYQILPINTEMRKNIIDKLKKKEPIFQGIIGYETSVIPQIENAILSGHNMIFLGERGQAKTRIIRNLLNLLDPFVPAISGCEISDNPYNPICKSCNEKIKKSGDEVEITWIPRNIRYGEKLATPDVSIADLIGEVDPIRVAEGRYLSDELTIHFGLIPRTNRGIFSINELPDLPEKVQVGLFNIMEERDVQIKGYKVQLPLDMCIVASANPEDYTSRGRIITPLKDRFESQIRTHYPKDRKTEISIMEQERINFSNDDFKLYVPHFIKEIIAEITLAARESHDINQKSGVSVRMSIANLESIISNAEKRAIILKENEIVPRMSDMHSILPSTSGKIEIEYLGEDKKEDDVIKGIMQKSVKKVFDQYFSPNQLQKVVDSFKGGWVVEVSDQMPSTEYLEGLAKIEGLKEGVEKLGNSKSTPAIASAVEFIFEGLHLYNKLNKAEVNGKIVYR